From a region of the Halanaerobium hydrogeniformans genome:
- a CDS encoding carbohydrate ABC transporter permease — MKRENSPTKKAVKYIVSYGIAVCFLLPIIWMLFVSLKSEGFRVVRIIDWFTPPYSLANYFSVIQRAPIFRWMLNSFIVASSATFLVILLSSLAAFAFSVIDFKFKSALFVFAMAGLMVPTEANVVALFDIVGNLGLINTYPALIFPQVAIPLGVIILKEFFDAVPRDLIDSARIDGCGLFRIYWNIFMPLSKAAIAAIAIFTFIQTWNEFLWPFIAVMEQSMFTLPLGVPTFTDAYTPDYTIPMTVNMLASLPAIVIFLFFQKQIIKGIKFTGIKG, encoded by the coding sequence ATGAAAAGAGAAAATTCACCTACAAAGAAAGCGGTAAAATATATTGTTTCTTATGGCATAGCAGTCTGCTTTTTACTGCCAATCATCTGGATGTTATTTGTTTCTTTAAAATCAGAAGGCTTTAGAGTGGTTAGGATAATAGATTGGTTTACACCACCATATTCCTTAGCTAACTATTTTTCTGTAATCCAAAGAGCACCAATCTTTAGATGGATGCTCAACAGTTTTATTGTTGCTTCTAGTGCTACTTTTCTGGTAATATTATTGAGTTCGTTAGCAGCTTTTGCTTTTTCAGTTATTGATTTTAAATTTAAGAGTGCATTATTTGTATTTGCAATGGCAGGTTTGATGGTTCCAACAGAGGCTAATGTAGTAGCTTTATTTGATATTGTTGGTAATTTAGGTTTAATCAATACTTATCCAGCCTTGATATTTCCCCAGGTAGCAATTCCTTTAGGGGTAATTATTTTAAAAGAATTTTTTGATGCAGTGCCAAGAGATCTTATCGATAGTGCACGGATAGATGGATGTGGATTATTTCGAATTTACTGGAATATTTTTATGCCACTATCTAAAGCTGCAATAGCTGCAATAGCTATTTTCACCTTTATTCAAACCTGGAATGAGTTCCTCTGGCCTTTTATCGCAGTAATGGAGCAGTCAATGTTTACTCTGCCTTTAGGTGTTCCTACCTTTACTGATGCTTATACACCAGATTATACTATACCAATGACAGTCAACATGCTAGCATCTTTGCCAGCAATAGTAATATTTTTATTTTTCCAAAAACAGATTATTAAAGGTATTAAATTTACAGGAATCAAAGGTTAA
- a CDS encoding glycoside hydrolase family 2 protein has product MEKNIPRPEYPRPQFKRKKWQNLNGEWSFAFDDNNQGEKERWFKNEGFDKQILVPFTFESKASGIEDRKEHNYVWYQRTFKVEVEKDKKVILNFGAADYITKVWLNGNFIGSHVGGYDAFSFELSDYLNYQAENNLVIKIEDTLSKFQPRGKQSYKKDNFLCWYTRTTGIWQTVWLEYLAREAYLEDVKLTPDIDAQEIDIRYNFTTGDLEAADYKLLTEIKYNDKVIQSFKFDINKESYNFKINVSDKNNEINLWSPENPNLYEIDFYLYKDEQLIDSVSSYFGMRKISIENGKILLNNKPFYQKLILDQGYWPDTIATPPSDQALKKDIELIKEMSFNGARKHQKIEDNRFYYWADKMGLVIWAEIGSTYEYADQVVAEFSSQWLRIVKELYNHPSIITWVPFNESWGIEAIKTSRKEQQFTEGVYYLTKSIDPERPVITNDGWEHTISDIITIHDYEGRGNDKEIIEIYKDNKVNLVENKEVFNDGKYLLADNYSYQGQPIIFSEFGGLAFQNKDGWGYGKGVADQTELIERINIMLEEIKMVDYFEGYCYTQLTDVEQEKNGLLDENRNFKAPLKEIKKINQIINK; this is encoded by the coding sequence ATGGAGAAAAACATACCACGGCCTGAATATCCAAGGCCACAATTTAAGAGAAAGAAATGGCAAAATTTAAATGGAGAATGGAGTTTTGCCTTTGATGATAATAATCAGGGTGAAAAAGAAAGATGGTTTAAAAATGAAGGTTTTGATAAGCAAATATTAGTACCCTTTACTTTTGAAAGTAAGGCGAGTGGAATTGAAGATCGTAAAGAACATAACTATGTTTGGTATCAGAGAACTTTTAAAGTTGAAGTAGAAAAAGATAAAAAGGTAATTTTAAACTTTGGAGCAGCAGATTATATTACCAAGGTCTGGCTAAATGGCAATTTTATCGGCAGTCATGTTGGAGGATATGATGCTTTTTCCTTTGAACTCAGTGACTATCTTAACTATCAGGCTGAGAATAATCTTGTCATAAAAATTGAAGACACATTGAGCAAATTTCAGCCGCGTGGCAAACAGAGTTATAAAAAAGATAATTTTTTGTGCTGGTATACCAGAACTACAGGAATCTGGCAAACAGTCTGGTTAGAATATCTAGCTAGAGAAGCCTACTTAGAAGATGTTAAATTAACTCCTGATATAGATGCTCAGGAAATAGATATAAGATATAATTTTACAACTGGTGACTTAGAAGCAGCAGACTATAAATTATTGACCGAAATTAAATATAACGATAAAGTTATTCAAAGTTTTAAATTTGATATCAATAAAGAAAGCTATAATTTCAAAATCAATGTAAGTGACAAAAATAATGAAATTAATTTATGGAGTCCAGAAAACCCAAATCTGTATGAGATTGATTTTTATCTCTATAAAGACGAGCAGCTAATAGATAGTGTAAGTTCCTATTTTGGAATGAGAAAAATATCTATTGAAAATGGCAAAATACTATTAAATAACAAACCATTTTATCAAAAGCTAATTCTTGATCAGGGTTATTGGCCAGATACTATTGCAACACCTCCTTCTGATCAGGCCCTAAAAAAGGATATTGAATTAATCAAAGAAATGAGTTTTAATGGAGCCAGAAAACATCAAAAAATAGAAGATAACCGCTTTTATTACTGGGCGGATAAAATGGGGTTGGTGATTTGGGCCGAAATTGGCTCAACTTATGAATATGCTGATCAGGTAGTGGCTGAATTTAGCAGTCAATGGTTGAGAATTGTCAAAGAACTTTATAATCATCCATCTATAATAACCTGGGTTCCTTTTAATGAATCATGGGGAATTGAAGCTATTAAAACTAGCCGAAAAGAACAGCAGTTTACAGAAGGAGTATATTATTTAACTAAAAGCATTGATCCCGAGCGCCCTGTAATTACAAATGATGGCTGGGAACATACCATCTCAGATATTATAACTATTCATGATTATGAGGGTAGAGGTAATGATAAAGAAATAATTGAGATTTATAAAGATAACAAAGTTAATTTAGTTGAAAACAAAGAAGTTTTTAATGATGGCAAATATTTGCTGGCAGATAATTACAGCTATCAGGGACAACCAATAATTTTTAGTGAATTTGGCGGTCTTGCTTTTCAAAATAAAGATGGCTGGGGTTATGGCAAAGGGGTAGCAGACCAAACAGAATTAATCGAAAGAATAAATATTATGCTGGAAGAAATCAAAATGGTTGATTATTTTGAAGGCTACTGCTATACTCAGTTAACCGATGTTGAGCAAGAAAAAAATGGTCTTTTAGATGAAAATAGAAATTTCAAAGCTCCTCTTAAAGAAATAAAAAAAATTAATCAAATAATCAATAAATAA
- a CDS encoding diguanylate cyclase domain-containing protein encodes MSNFAKNKLRLLLTVLNQIKVMICLFTPQGEFVYTNKAAADILEYSQEEILDLNIWDIVSAYDKKKQPALWKKVKENEVLEAELWLESKTGKKYFLNASYHYIEYGEEEYQLFFVNNISEEKKLETEYKKLINGMNDTVWVIDLEGRIIEANNSAVELLGYTQEELKNMPLDNIDCQTSKNDILFLIKNLPEEKKQVFESVHLSREGEKIPVEISSSLITYKGELAVLSIARDIRRRKENEAKIKYMTFHDQLTGLYNRHYLEEEIQRINTKRQLPISVIIADLNNLKKVNDNYGHQKGDQLLQKAAELIKTSCRDEEIIARMGGDEFIILLPQTSQAAAEIIKERIINNFKNHKLEEEIPLSIALGIASKNKESESFEAIITKAEEGMYINKLQSKSDQGRNILASIMENLQEKSDESSCHIEGVQKYSLMLAEKLELSKAEIDKLKMAAHYHDIGKIIIPEKTYNKAEKLSAKDWEKIKMHPDLGAKIISWTEMYEDLGEAIKYHHEKWDGSGYPAGIAGDNIPLFPRIISIADAFEVMISGRVYKKKMSLIEAVKELQRCAGTQFDPELVEIFIEIIKEKQ; translated from the coding sequence ATGTCTAATTTTGCTAAGAATAAGTTGAGACTTTTATTAACAGTTTTGAATCAAATTAAAGTGATGATCTGTTTATTTACTCCTCAGGGAGAGTTTGTATATACAAATAAAGCTGCTGCTGATATATTAGAGTACAGTCAGGAAGAAATTTTAGATTTAAATATCTGGGATATAGTATCTGCTTATGATAAAAAAAAGCAGCCAGCTCTCTGGAAGAAAGTAAAAGAAAATGAGGTATTAGAAGCCGAACTTTGGCTTGAAAGCAAAACTGGCAAAAAATATTTTTTAAATGCTTCATATCATTATATAGAATATGGAGAAGAGGAATACCAACTATTTTTCGTGAATAACATCTCAGAAGAAAAAAAGCTGGAAACAGAATACAAGAAGTTAATAAATGGAATGAATGATACTGTCTGGGTTATAGATCTGGAAGGTAGGATTATCGAAGCTAATAATAGTGCGGTCGAACTGCTTGGTTATACTCAGGAAGAATTAAAAAATATGCCTTTAGATAATATTGATTGTCAGACATCTAAGAATGATATTTTATTTCTTATCAAAAACCTACCTGAAGAAAAAAAACAAGTTTTTGAATCAGTTCACTTAAGCAGAGAAGGAGAAAAAATTCCTGTAGAAATAAGTTCCAGCCTTATTACTTATAAGGGAGAACTTGCTGTATTAAGTATAGCTCGTGATATTAGAAGACGTAAAGAAAACGAAGCAAAGATCAAATATATGACATTTCATGATCAACTAACAGGTCTTTATAATAGACATTATTTAGAAGAAGAAATACAGCGGATAAATACTAAAAGACAGCTGCCGATTAGTGTGATAATTGCTGACTTAAATAATCTAAAAAAGGTTAATGATAACTATGGTCACCAAAAAGGAGATCAACTACTGCAGAAAGCTGCAGAGCTTATCAAAACTTCCTGCAGAGATGAAGAAATTATTGCCAGGATGGGAGGAGATGAGTTTATCATCTTACTGCCCCAGACTTCTCAAGCTGCTGCTGAGATAATTAAAGAGAGAATAATTAATAATTTTAAAAATCATAAACTAGAAGAAGAGATTCCACTCTCGATTGCACTAGGAATTGCCAGTAAAAACAAAGAGTCTGAGTCTTTTGAGGCGATTATTACAAAGGCAGAAGAAGGAATGTATATCAATAAGCTGCAAAGTAAAAGTGATCAGGGTAGAAATATTTTAGCTTCAATTATGGAAAATCTTCAAGAAAAAAGTGATGAAAGCAGCTGCCATATTGAAGGTGTTCAAAAATACAGCCTGATGTTGGCTGAGAAATTAGAGCTCAGTAAAGCAGAAATAGATAAATTAAAAATGGCTGCTCATTACCATGATATAGGTAAAATAATTATTCCAGAAAAAACATATAACAAAGCAGAAAAATTGAGTGCAAAAGATTGGGAGAAAATAAAGATGCATCCAGATCTGGGAGCTAAAATAATTTCCTGGACAGAAATGTATGAAGATCTAGGAGAAGCTATAAAATACCATCACGAAAAATGGGATGGTAGTGGTTATCCAGCTGGAATAGCCGGAGATAATATTCCACTTTTTCCCAGAATCATCTCAATAGCTGACGCTTTTGAGGTTATGATCTCAGGCAGAGTATATAAAAAGAAAATGAGTTTAATAGAAGCTGTGAAAGAGCTGCAGAGATGTGCTGGAACTCAGTTTGATCCAGAGTTAGTAGAGATCTTTATTGAAATAATTAAAGAAAAACAATAA
- a CDS encoding DUF4126 domain-containing protein, with translation MELYLSVLMGIGLSAASGFKLFVPLLIISLASLSGHLELSSGFEWIGTYPAFIIFLTATVLEIAAYFIPGIDNLLDTLEGPAAFVAGTIITAAFIGEMSPYLRITLSIIAGGGTASAVQFSTATARGGSTLTTGGAANPFLNIFEIVFSVLISIFSLLYPILVIVLLIFMAYIFIKKFYPKIKQWRL, from the coding sequence TTGGAATTATATTTAAGTGTTTTAATGGGAATAGGTTTAAGTGCTGCCAGTGGCTTTAAGCTTTTTGTGCCTCTTTTAATTATTAGTTTAGCAAGTTTGAGTGGGCATTTAGAATTAAGCAGCGGTTTTGAGTGGATTGGAACTTATCCTGCATTTATAATATTTTTAACAGCGACAGTTTTAGAAATTGCCGCTTATTTTATACCAGGGATAGATAATTTACTTGATACCCTGGAGGGACCAGCTGCTTTTGTTGCAGGAACAATTATAACAGCTGCTTTTATCGGTGAAATGAGTCCCTATTTAAGAATAACTTTAAGTATTATTGCAGGTGGTGGAACAGCTTCAGCAGTACAGTTTTCCACAGCTACAGCTAGAGGTGGATCTACTCTCACAACTGGTGGAGCAGCAAATCCATTTTTAAATATTTTTGAAATAGTATTTTCAGTTTTAATTTCAATATTTTCTTTGTTATATCCTATTTTAGTTATTGTACTTTTAATATTTATGGCTTATATTTTCATCAAAAAGTTTTATCCAAAAATCAAGCAATGGAGATTATAA
- a CDS encoding fasciclin domain-containing protein has protein sequence MKRLVFKNGSFLVGILVVAVLMSLVFTSAVFAHGHMNRSDVLEVALEADDFNTLVTAVIEADLVFALKGEGPFTVFAPTDQAFANLPEGVLESLLADKAALADVLLYHVVEGKVMAEDVVTLDGAEVATLLGENIRITVEDGNVFINDSQVITTDIEASNGVIHVIDEVLVP, from the coding sequence ATGAAAAGATTAGTTTTTAAAAATGGTTCATTTTTAGTTGGGATCCTTGTTGTGGCAGTATTAATGAGTTTGGTATTTACTTCAGCTGTTTTTGCCCACGGTCATATGAATAGATCTGATGTACTGGAAGTTGCTTTAGAAGCAGATGACTTTAATACTTTAGTAACTGCTGTTATTGAAGCAGACCTAGTTTTTGCTTTAAAAGGTGAAGGACCATTTACAGTTTTTGCCCCAACAGATCAAGCTTTTGCTAATCTACCAGAAGGAGTTTTAGAAAGCTTGCTGGCAGATAAAGCAGCTTTAGCAGATGTACTACTTTATCATGTTGTAGAAGGTAAAGTAATGGCTGAAGATGTAGTGACTCTTGATGGTGCAGAAGTAGCAACCCTACTGGGTGAAAATATAAGAATTACTGTTGAAGATGGAAATGTATTTATCAATGATTCTCAAGTAATAACTACAGATATTGAAGCCAGCAATGGAGTAATCCATGTAATTGATGAGGTATTAGTTCCCTAA
- a CDS encoding fructose-6-phosphate aldolase — MLYLLDTAKIEEIEKAFDLYPLDGVTTNPSIIAKENKDFIPLLKEIRNIIGEKKMLHVQVLAEKAEQMIKEAQYLNDKISGDLFIKIPVTKEGIKAIKNLKTEKIKITATAIFTPQQALMAAKAGADFVAPYVNRIANTNVSGIKVVREIVQLIKENNLKTNVLAASFKNIQQIHEVTLNGAQAITAGAELTGKLLEHSGTKNSVEQFIKDWEAVYGKDILTYEL; from the coding sequence ATGCTGTATTTATTAGACACTGCAAAAATAGAAGAAATAGAAAAAGCTTTTGATCTTTATCCATTAGATGGGGTAACAACAAATCCCAGTATAATTGCCAAAGAAAATAAGGACTTTATTCCCTTATTAAAAGAAATTAGAAATATAATTGGTGAAAAGAAAATGTTACATGTTCAGGTTTTAGCTGAAAAAGCTGAGCAAATGATAAAAGAGGCTCAATATCTAAATGATAAAATTTCTGGAGATCTTTTTATTAAAATACCTGTTACAAAAGAGGGAATTAAAGCGATAAAAAATTTAAAAACCGAAAAAATTAAGATAACTGCCACAGCTATTTTCACTCCTCAACAGGCTTTGATGGCAGCTAAAGCAGGTGCTGATTTTGTTGCTCCCTATGTTAATAGAATTGCTAACACAAATGTTAGTGGAATTAAAGTGGTAAGAGAAATTGTCCAATTAATAAAAGAAAATAATTTAAAAACAAATGTTTTAGCTGCTTCATTTAAAAATATCCAGCAGATTCATGAAGTTACCCTTAATGGAGCTCAGGCTATTACAGCAGGAGCAGAGTTAACCGGAAAGCTTTTGGAACATTCAGGGACTAAAAATAGTGTTGAGCAGTTCATAAAAGACTGGGAAGCTGTTTATGGAAAAGATATTTTAACTTATGAACTATGA
- a CDS encoding aminotransferase class IV: MYYIHNDSFYKNDDKFDSNPFSDFLNYGYALFETIKVTNLTAEYIDAHLQRLRKSSTALNINLNYSDQELKYYVEKLIEKNAFNGALKILLAKNINSSDLIITMKKKEYQAEDYQKGFNLKISQVLRNSTSKIIKHKTANYLENILEFRKAKAEGFDEVIFFNEKGYLAEGAISNIFIVKEKKLYTPGLENGLLNGILRRQVILQKKFEVEEKNIKLDLINQADEIFITNSLLKIMPVRTIKNTEFENNNFKISEKISQII, from the coding sequence ATGTATTATATCCATAATGATAGTTTTTATAAAAATGATGATAAATTCGATAGCAATCCTTTTAGCGACTTTCTCAACTACGGGTATGCTCTATTTGAAACTATAAAGGTCACAAATCTAACAGCAGAATATATTGATGCTCATCTCCAGCGTTTACGCAAAAGTTCTACTGCTTTAAATATTAATCTAAATTATTCAGATCAAGAACTTAAATATTATGTTGAAAAATTAATTGAAAAAAATGCCTTTAATGGAGCTTTAAAAATATTATTAGCAAAAAATATAAATTCCAGTGATTTAATTATCACTATGAAGAAGAAAGAATATCAAGCTGAAGATTATCAAAAAGGTTTTAATTTAAAAATAAGCCAGGTTTTAAGAAACTCAACTTCCAAAATCATTAAACATAAAACTGCTAATTATCTAGAAAATATACTGGAGTTCAGAAAAGCTAAAGCCGAAGGCTTTGATGAAGTGATTTTCTTTAATGAAAAAGGTTATTTAGCTGAAGGTGCAATTTCTAATATATTTATTGTAAAAGAAAAAAAACTTTATACACCCGGGCTTGAAAATGGTTTGCTAAATGGAATTTTAAGAAGACAGGTGATTTTACAAAAAAAATTTGAGGTTGAAGAAAAAAACATTAAGCTAGATTTAATTAATCAAGCTGATGAAATTTTTATAACAAATTCTTTATTAAAAATCATGCCTGTTAGAACCATTAAAAATACTGAATTTGAAAATAACAATTTTAAGATTAGCGAAAAAATAAGCCAAATAATATAA
- the pabB gene encoding aminodeoxychorismate synthase component I, which translates to MIVKKLQIDLQPFEVFQIFAQEDQAIFLDSSDKYKKLGEYSIICFNPFIKIKSKNNQVIIEKDNEIIETTEPIKLLKQYLAKYRKNYQSNLPFIGGAVGHFSYDLCHHFEELPRTAVDDVKIPDLNLGFYNGGIVFNHQTGEYFLTDAQVNSKAKARVDYMIKKLKDAKVPDLKTGQSKSNIKIKSNITKKEYHRAINKIKKYIENGDIYQVNMTQRFETELREEPLTLYSKLRQVNPAPFAAYLNFQDYQILSSSPERFIRSKNKKLFTRPIKGTRPRGKNKAEDMKLKQELINSEKDKAELLMIVDLERNDFSKVAKTGTVKVPELFVLEQYPTVFHLVSQVECELDEKYDAVDCIRNTFPGGSITGAPKIRAMEIIDELEPTQRNIYTGSIGYLDFNGDMDLNIVIRTMVTKDKKAYFQVGGGIVWDSDAAAEYQESLDKGKALVEALKME; encoded by the coding sequence ATGATAGTTAAAAAACTGCAAATTGATTTGCAACCATTTGAAGTTTTTCAAATCTTTGCCCAGGAAGACCAGGCAATATTTTTAGACAGCAGTGATAAATATAAAAAGTTAGGTGAATATTCTATTATTTGTTTCAATCCTTTTATTAAAATAAAGTCGAAAAATAATCAGGTCATAATCGAAAAAGATAATGAAATAATTGAGACAACAGAACCAATTAAACTTTTAAAACAATACCTGGCTAAATATAGAAAAAATTATCAAAGTAATTTGCCTTTTATCGGAGGAGCTGTGGGCCATTTTTCTTATGATCTCTGTCATCATTTTGAAGAACTCCCGAGAACAGCTGTAGATGATGTTAAGATACCTGATCTTAACCTTGGTTTTTATAATGGTGGAATTGTATTTAACCATCAGACAGGAGAATATTTTCTAACTGATGCCCAGGTTAACAGTAAAGCCAAAGCAAGAGTTGATTATATGATTAAAAAACTAAAAGATGCTAAAGTTCCAGATTTAAAAACTGGACAAAGCAAAAGCAATATTAAGATCAAATCTAATATCACAAAAAAAGAATATCATAGAGCAATAAATAAAATAAAAAAATACATTGAAAACGGGGATATTTATCAAGTAAATATGACTCAAAGATTCGAAACAGAACTTAGAGAAGAACCTCTAACTCTTTATTCAAAATTGCGCCAGGTTAATCCAGCTCCATTTGCTGCTTATCTTAATTTTCAAGATTATCAGATTCTTTCTTCTTCCCCGGAAAGATTTATAAGGTCAAAAAATAAAAAGCTTTTTACCAGACCAATTAAAGGCACTCGACCAAGAGGTAAAAACAAAGCAGAAGATATGAAATTAAAACAGGAATTAATTAATAGTGAGAAAGACAAGGCAGAATTATTAATGATTGTTGACCTGGAAAGAAACGATTTTTCTAAGGTTGCAAAAACTGGAACAGTAAAGGTCCCAGAATTATTTGTTTTAGAACAATATCCTACTGTTTTTCATCTTGTTTCACAGGTTGAATGTGAATTAGATGAAAAATATGATGCTGTAGACTGTATAAGAAATACCTTTCCGGGCGGATCAATCACAGGCGCTCCTAAAATTCGAGCCATGGAAATCATTGATGAATTAGAGCCTACCCAAAGAAATATTTACACAGGATCAATTGGTTATCTTGATTTTAATGGTGATATGGATTTGAATATAGTTATAAGAACTATGGTAACAAAGGATAAAAAAGCCTATTTCCAGGTAGGTGGAGGAATTGTCTGGGATTCTGATGCTGCAGCTGAATATCAGGAATCATTAGATAAAGGCAAAGCCTTAGTGGAAGCACTAAAAATGGAATAG
- a CDS encoding anthranilate synthase component II has translation MMLIIDNYDSFTYNLVEYFKILNQEVKVARNDKITISEIIDLDPETIVISPGPCTPKEAGISKKVVRELKADYPILGICLGHQAVAEAFGAKIIKALEPVHGKISEVIHDGKGLFKDLNNPLKVTRYHSLVINKTNLPEILEISAQTEQGEIMGIRHKYYPIAGVQFHPEAVLTEQGLKLLDNFLKVGKEYDS, from the coding sequence ATGATGTTAATAATAGATAATTATGATTCATTTACTTACAATCTAGTAGAATATTTTAAAATATTAAATCAGGAAGTAAAAGTAGCCAGAAATGATAAAATAACTATCTCGGAAATTATTGATCTAGATCCTGAGACAATTGTTATTTCACCTGGCCCATGCACACCTAAAGAAGCAGGTATTTCCAAAAAGGTTGTCAGAGAATTAAAAGCTGATTATCCTATTCTTGGCATCTGCCTCGGTCATCAGGCTGTTGCAGAAGCTTTTGGAGCAAAAATCATAAAAGCTCTTGAACCAGTCCATGGGAAGATTTCAGAAGTGATACATGATGGCAAAGGCCTTTTTAAAGATTTAAATAATCCTTTAAAAGTAACCCGTTACCATTCTTTAGTTATCAATAAAACTAATCTGCCTGAAATATTAGAGATTAGCGCCCAAACAGAACAGGGAGAAATAATGGGAATCCGTCACAAATATTATCCTATTGCAGGAGTTCAATTCCATCCGGAAGCTGTTTTAACAGAACAGGGTTTAAAATTACTAGATAATTTTTTGAAGGTAGGTAAAGAATATGATAGTTAA
- a CDS encoding GntP family permease produces the protein MLSIIIGFIILITLIVLKVNIVIVAPISVSIIALMNNMNVLELLNSQYLAGFANFVQDYLLIFLLSAILGKTMEDSGDAAAIGEFVLNVLSYRYAAVGIFFASAVLTYGGISAFVLIFTIYPIAKSVFEEVNLSKSLILASIVGGSLIIGMPMPGSPQIHNLIMMDFLDTSAVAGLGVGIISITIATGFAVYYLIFRTRKLLGEQYYASQSSVFKKPDPRKFKNFIFSVLPLLTVFIFLAVLAKPPVIALLLGVIVSIIKNIREIKLLRVLNSSISNAVAPLMFAASAMGFGQVISSLDVFINFLETLLTLPLHPYLLVGIITNIAAGLLGSASGGMLLTISTVGENITQFVEPEKLHRVILIASTGLDTLPHNSAYLAMLAYTGLKFKDTYFDYFVITIIVPFISLAVAILYSLYI, from the coding sequence TTGTTAAGTATCATAATAGGATTTATAATTTTAATTACTCTAATAGTTTTAAAAGTAAATATAGTTATTGTAGCTCCAATTTCGGTTTCCATAATAGCTCTCATGAATAATATGAATGTACTTGAGTTATTAAACAGTCAATATCTAGCTGGTTTCGCGAATTTTGTTCAGGATTATTTACTCATCTTTTTACTAAGTGCAATTTTGGGTAAAACAATGGAAGATTCGGGAGATGCAGCTGCAATTGGTGAATTTGTATTAAATGTACTGTCATATAGATATGCTGCGGTGGGAATATTTTTTGCCAGTGCTGTCTTAACTTATGGTGGTATTTCTGCTTTTGTATTGATTTTTACGATTTATCCTATTGCCAAATCTGTTTTTGAAGAAGTTAATTTATCAAAGTCCCTTATTCTTGCTTCAATAGTTGGTGGTAGTTTAATTATCGGGATGCCGATGCCTGGCAGTCCTCAGATTCATAATTTGATTATGATGGATTTTCTTGATACCTCTGCTGTTGCAGGTTTAGGGGTGGGGATTATAAGTATTACAATTGCTACTGGATTTGCCGTATATTATCTAATATTTAGAACCAGGAAATTATTGGGTGAACAATATTATGCTTCTCAGAGCAGTGTTTTCAAAAAACCAGATCCAAGAAAATTTAAAAATTTTATATTTTCTGTGTTACCATTATTAACCGTTTTTATTTTTCTGGCAGTTTTAGCCAAACCACCCGTTATCGCATTATTACTGGGGGTAATTGTTTCAATAATAAAAAACATTAGGGAAATAAAATTGCTTAGGGTATTAAACAGCAGTATCTCTAATGCTGTTGCACCTTTGATGTTTGCTGCTTCTGCAATGGGATTCGGCCAGGTGATTTCATCTTTAGATGTATTTATAAATTTTTTAGAAACATTATTAACTCTACCTTTGCATCCCTATCTTTTAGTAGGAATAATCACAAACATTGCTGCTGGTCTTTTAGGTAGTGCTTCTGGAGGAATGCTTCTAACAATCAGTACTGTAGGTGAAAATATCACTCAATTTGTAGAACCAGAAAAATTACACAGGGTCATTCTGATAGCATCCACTGGTTTAGATACTCTTCCTCATAACAGTGCTTATCTGGCCATGCTTGCTTATACTGGGCTTAAGTTTAAGGATACATATTTTGATTATTTTGTTATTACCATAATAGTTCCTTTTATTTCCCTAGCAGTTGCAATTTTATATTCACTTTATATTTAA